In Streptomyces durocortorensis, a genomic segment contains:
- the eccB gene encoding type VII secretion protein EccB, whose protein sequence is MATTREFAEAHAYENKRQATGLFRGADEALRDPRRRLNRSLAGGVAVGILIMAGFGIAGWLGGGRGPSLPQNGAVVVSGSGDRYVVSEGTVHPALNLTSALLVGGGKVTEVRRAALDKAPRGLPVGIPAAPDALPERGDLAKDPWTVCTVPATDTEGEARTHVYVSVAQAAPARDLSAARSATVLVEAPGGGLWLLAEGRRYRLSEGVAATLGLQRTARVPLPDALLATVPEAPAIILPKTANGGATTARLPVDAAVGDVVHSDLDGVNPQFYTVRTDGLVAVSELVYALLRATDVTEHTLTPVQAVKAPRSTAAAPGDPAWPERLPKADRLDRGRPLCVSTPAGSAPGNAAWEAVVHLPATLPEPKGLAAVSPADGTGLGAVSGVYVRPGRGAVVRSTASAGAGGTYTLVTDAGTAYPFATAEAVERLRFTPDEAPALPAPFVDLLPRGPVLDPRAAAVEHRGEGGASKAPAEEAADQDAKKGRNEEQGKGEQGDDA, encoded by the coding sequence ATGGCCACGACACGTGAATTCGCCGAAGCCCACGCCTACGAGAACAAACGTCAGGCGACCGGCCTCTTCCGGGGGGCCGACGAGGCGCTGCGCGACCCCCGGCGGCGGCTCAACCGTTCGCTGGCCGGGGGAGTCGCCGTGGGCATCCTCATCATGGCCGGATTCGGTATCGCCGGGTGGCTCGGCGGCGGCCGGGGCCCGTCGCTGCCGCAGAACGGGGCCGTGGTCGTCAGCGGCAGCGGCGACCGGTACGTCGTCAGCGAAGGGACCGTGCACCCCGCCCTGAACCTCACGTCGGCTCTGCTCGTGGGCGGCGGCAAGGTCACCGAGGTCCGGCGGGCGGCCCTGGACAAGGCACCCCGGGGGCTGCCCGTCGGCATCCCCGCCGCGCCCGACGCGCTGCCGGAGCGGGGGGACCTCGCCAAGGACCCCTGGACGGTGTGCACGGTTCCCGCCACCGACACCGAGGGCGAGGCGCGGACCCACGTGTACGTCTCCGTCGCGCAGGCGGCCCCGGCCCGCGACCTGTCCGCCGCCCGCTCCGCCACCGTGCTCGTGGAGGCGCCCGGCGGCGGGCTGTGGCTGCTCGCCGAGGGCCGCCGCTACCGGCTCTCCGAAGGCGTCGCGGCCACGCTGGGCCTCCAGCGCACGGCGCGGGTGCCCCTGCCCGACGCCCTCCTGGCCACCGTCCCCGAGGCCCCGGCGATCATCCTGCCGAAGACCGCGAACGGCGGTGCGACGACGGCCCGGCTCCCGGTGGACGCGGCGGTCGGGGATGTCGTCCACAGCGACCTCGACGGCGTCAACCCGCAGTTCTACACCGTGCGTACGGACGGCCTGGTCGCCGTCTCCGAACTCGTCTACGCACTGCTGCGCGCCACCGACGTGACCGAGCACACGCTCACCCCGGTGCAGGCGGTGAAGGCCCCCCGCTCCACGGCCGCCGCGCCCGGCGACCCGGCCTGGCCCGAACGGCTGCCCAAGGCCGACCGGCTGGACCGGGGCCGCCCGCTGTGCGTGAGCACGCCCGCCGGCTCCGCCCCCGGCAACGCCGCCTGGGAGGCCGTCGTCCATCTGCCCGCCACGCTCCCCGAGCCGAAGGGCCTCGCCGCCGTTTCCCCCGCCGACGGCACCGGGCTCGGTGCGGTGAGCGGCGTCTACGTCCGGCCGGGCCGGGGCGCGGTCGTCCGGTCCACCGCGTCGGCCGGCGCGGGCGGTACGTACACCCTGGTCACCGACGCGGGAACCGCCTATCCCTTCGCCACGGCGGAGGCGGTCGAACGGCTGCGGTTCACCCCGGACGAGGCGCCCGCCCTGCCCGCCCCGTTCGTCGACCTGCTGCCGCGCGGGCCGGTGCTCGATCCGCGCGCGGCGGCCGTCGAGCACCGGGGCGAGGGCGGCGCGTCGAAGGCCCCGGCGGAGGAAGCCGCCGACCAAGACGCGAAGAAGGGCCGCAACGAGGAGCAGGGCAAGGGCGAACAGGGGGACGACGCATGA
- a CDS encoding S8 family serine peptidase, whose amino-acid sequence MRLRTAGAARALGALALLLLAVPGPWGLDGQAVAAPKPVDTSCSRPPKAGAPLPDTPTGRTLADRLGLAQAWDLADGTGVTVAVVDSGVDGRHPELAGAVGAGAELVTVRSAEEFRRQVPRAPHLDCEGHGTGVAGIIAASRAGEPRISGVAPGARIHPVRMVDGVDRTTANTLAAGIDEAVAAGARVLNLSFALPVDRAPVRRAIARAVAADVVVVAAAGNEGTTDAPMYPAAYDGVLAVGAVDAAGEPMEQSNQGSWVDIAAYGENEIVPASGGSGYQQVSGTSFAAPQVAGAAALVRARFPGLTARETADRLTASAAPVGVGGGDPRTGAGLVDPFAALTHLGTGDAGRDPALNGAIPVQALPANEPGLTSRSVTALAWSGGLLFAVVLALLGAPVLRRAAARGWRAGPAREGSAGPSGRAGRVPPPPSTTEQLVPPVRRPEPGPGRTTVRTPAHPRS is encoded by the coding sequence ATGAGGCTGCGCACGGCCGGGGCCGCCAGGGCACTCGGGGCGCTCGCCCTGCTGCTCCTGGCCGTCCCCGGCCCGTGGGGCCTCGACGGGCAGGCCGTGGCCGCGCCGAAGCCCGTGGACACGTCGTGCTCCCGGCCCCCGAAGGCGGGCGCCCCGCTGCCGGACACCCCCACGGGCCGCACCCTCGCCGACCGGCTGGGCCTCGCCCAGGCCTGGGACCTCGCCGACGGCACCGGAGTCACGGTCGCCGTCGTCGACTCCGGGGTCGACGGCCGCCATCCCGAGCTGGCGGGTGCCGTCGGCGCGGGCGCGGAGCTGGTCACCGTGCGCTCGGCCGAGGAGTTCCGCCGCCAGGTCCCGCGCGCCCCGCACCTGGACTGCGAGGGCCACGGCACCGGGGTCGCCGGGATCATCGCCGCCTCCCGGGCCGGCGAACCCCGGATCAGCGGGGTGGCGCCGGGCGCCCGCATCCACCCCGTACGGATGGTGGACGGCGTGGACCGGACGACGGCGAACACGCTGGCCGCCGGGATCGACGAGGCCGTGGCCGCCGGAGCCCGCGTGCTCAACCTGTCCTTCGCCCTGCCCGTGGACCGCGCCCCGGTCCGCAGGGCCATCGCGAGAGCGGTGGCCGCCGACGTCGTCGTGGTCGCCGCGGCGGGCAACGAGGGGACCACCGACGCGCCCATGTACCCGGCCGCCTACGACGGTGTGCTCGCGGTCGGCGCGGTGGACGCGGCGGGTGAACCCATGGAGCAGTCCAACCAGGGAAGCTGGGTCGACATCGCGGCCTACGGCGAGAACGAGATCGTCCCGGCCTCCGGCGGATCGGGATACCAGCAGGTCAGCGGTACGAGCTTCGCCGCCCCGCAGGTCGCCGGGGCCGCCGCACTCGTCCGCGCCCGCTTCCCCGGCCTCACGGCACGGGAGACGGCGGACCGGCTCACCGCGTCGGCCGCCCCGGTCGGCGTCGGCGGCGGGGACCCGCGTACGGGGGCGGGGCTCGTCGACCCGTTCGCCGCGCTGACCCACCTGGGCACCGGCGACGCGGGCCGGGACCCGGCGCTGAACGGGGCCATCCCGGTGCAGGCGCTTCCCGCGAACGAGCCCGGGCTGACGTCCCGTTCGGTCACCGCCCTGGCCTGGAGCGGCGGGCTCCTGTTCGCCGTCGTCCTCGCCCTGCTGGGCGCGCCCGTGCTGCGCCGGGCCGCCGCACGCGGCTGGCGGGCGGGCCCGGCGAGGGAGGGGAGCGCCGGTCCATCGGGGCGTGCGGGCCGGGTGCCGCCGCCCCCGAGCACCACGGAGCAGCTCGTTCCGCCGGTGCGACGACCCGAGCCGGGCCCGGGCCGGACGACCGTACGCACCCCCGCACACCCTCGATCGTGA
- a CDS encoding type VII secretion protein EccE has product MRKPITGAFGRARAVTLQAAVAALLTGVAFGGPTGWTLAGAGTAAGVLALLRRRGQWLDARLLDRLWRGALAGDGRRTPDAALGLAATLLPPLEVAEVGDRNGRAVGVLADGRGHAAVLGLPTGVLPSAAVGFLEDWMTRDAARPAAVQLLVEQFGLPSWDFHQRFEPTMAYRQLPALARPVAVRSYLVVRYEPWDAPEVAEARGGGAAGARTALAAATARLAARLERLGVPARPLDAEQVRELLREAGDADGEGRALPDSWAGAHRTHCALAARLEGPEDWNRLLAALTGTGMDRTVAAVTVARTARGTETRAAVRLVSGAAQRAAEGRDRLVSGGAALPLTGAQPAGLVATLPLARPARPLEAATGFAPEVDRRRPLTTGAR; this is encoded by the coding sequence ATGAGGAAGCCGATCACCGGAGCGTTCGGACGGGCGCGCGCCGTCACACTCCAGGCGGCCGTGGCCGCCCTCCTCACCGGCGTCGCGTTCGGCGGCCCCACCGGCTGGACGCTCGCCGGGGCGGGGACGGCGGCAGGCGTCCTCGCCCTGCTGCGCCGCCGTGGCCAGTGGCTGGACGCACGGCTGCTGGACCGGCTGTGGCGCGGAGCGCTCGCCGGGGACGGGCGCCGGACGCCGGACGCCGCACTCGGCCTGGCCGCGACGCTGCTGCCGCCGCTGGAGGTGGCCGAGGTCGGCGACCGCAACGGCCGGGCCGTTGGCGTCCTCGCCGACGGCAGGGGCCATGCCGCCGTCCTCGGCCTGCCCACCGGCGTCCTGCCGTCGGCCGCCGTCGGCTTCCTGGAGGACTGGATGACGCGGGACGCCGCCCGCCCGGCGGCCGTCCAGCTGCTGGTGGAGCAGTTCGGCCTGCCGAGCTGGGACTTCCACCAGCGCTTCGAGCCGACCATGGCCTACCGCCAGCTTCCGGCCCTTGCAAGGCCCGTGGCGGTGCGGTCGTACCTCGTCGTGCGCTACGAGCCCTGGGACGCCCCCGAGGTGGCCGAGGCCCGGGGCGGCGGCGCGGCCGGCGCCCGAACGGCACTGGCCGCCGCGACGGCACGGCTGGCCGCCCGGCTGGAGAGGCTCGGCGTCCCCGCCCGGCCGCTGGACGCCGAGCAGGTACGGGAGTTGCTGCGGGAGGCCGGTGACGCGGATGGCGAGGGGCGGGCCCTGCCGGACAGCTGGGCGGGCGCGCACCGCACCCACTGCGCGCTCGCCGCCCGGCTGGAGGGCCCCGAGGACTGGAACCGGCTGCTCGCCGCGCTGACGGGCACCGGAATGGACCGCACCGTGGCCGCCGTGACGGTCGCCCGGACAGCCCGGGGCACCGAGACCCGGGCCGCCGTACGGCTGGTGAGCGGCGCGGCCCAGCGCGCCGCCGAGGGCCGCGACCGGCTCGTCTCCGGCGGCGCGGCGCTTCCGCTCACCGGAGCACAACCCGCGGGGCTGGTGGCGACACTGCCGCTGGCCCGCCCCGCCCGGCCGCTGGAGGCCGCCACCGGCTTCGCCCCGGAGGTCGACCGCCGCCGCCCCCTGACGACGGGAGCCCGATGA
- the eccCa gene encoding type VII secretion protein EccCa, translating into MTTTPGPTAAFRRPARAQQPSLPSGDVVLKAPPQLPQPDQNNNVWLTALPALSGLGSVLYMLTMGRGPIGYIVGTMFLVSSVAMVVGSLMRQRGQTKGQAQNQRRDYLRYLERTRSEVRRTALAQRTALLWGAPAPGTLWGIVAGRRLWERRAGDEDFGVVRIGTGARYLATPLVPGESAPVEDLDPVAAVALKRFVNTHSVVPELPVQLALRRFACLSLEGEAEEARALARAVVAQAVTFHAPRDLRVLVCTADPEGADWSWVKWLPHAHHPEDVDHAGPVRLVHTSLAGLEDLLGAELARRTRFHRDAEPDPELPHLLVVLDGGLALGAEALIDPDGLHGTTVLDLSGRAAPLGDAHGLALTTADGVLRVRSGEAYDELGAADALSVAEAEALAQQLAGFRLDAKTVQTEDLDTADTTLPGLIGVRDAGRLDLAELWRPRPLRDRLRVPIGLAADGGVLDLDIKESAQNGMGPHGLLVGATGSGKSELLRTLVLAMAATHSPDQLNLVLVDFKGGATFAGMAELPHVAAVITNLEDDLTLVDRMQEVMAGEMNRRQEVLRDAGNLVSVRDYERARQRGADLPPLPSLFIVVDEFSELLAQKPDFAELFVQIGRLGRSLGLHLLLASQRLDEGRLRGLEAHLSYRIGLRTFSEQESRAAIGVTDAHHLPSAPGHGYLRTDMTSLKRFRAAYVSGAYRTAGEGSPLVLGGPVDVRPFPAGHLPVPAELREPAAPEPVLADDEFGQEEDLSTTVLAVMTEQMVGRGPQAHQVWQPPLDEPDSLDALCPDLAVREGRGLGTAPGRPVMEAVIGTVDKPYHQRREPYALDLSGAGGHVAVVGGPRSGKSTVVRSLIASLALRHTPVEAQFFCLDFSGTLFALGGLPHIGGVASRLDPEAVNRTVAEVLEVLEQRELRFRELGVDAMADYRRLRAEGRADDAFGDVFLVIDGWQVLRQHFPDLETTLMGVAGRMLTFGIHLVVTGNRWMDLRLGMRDLIGTKVELKLGDALDSEVDRKLQRAVPADRPGRGLTTDKLHFLAAVPRLDGRHGDEELAEGVADLVRRVAQAWNGPPAPRVRMLPDSYPYTGRPAATGSSAAGVVIGVEGTRLEPVVFRPGEDNGLIAIGDSETGKTGLLRSVARQVVDTWTPEQAKLVVFDYRMTMLSEFDGPSLLGYSTTHEMSVDIVTGLVEGFRKRLPGPGVTPEELRSRSWWTGPEIYLIVDDYDLVATSAGNPLRPLVDFLPQARAVGLHLYAARQAGGGARGSGDPVISRARELNVPGVLMSIPKDEPAIWGHRSAKRKKGRGLLLHRRLGTTPVQLTRLDTPNLTAPLPSSPEGDTQR; encoded by the coding sequence ATGACCACCACCCCCGGCCCCACCGCCGCCTTCCGCCGCCCCGCCCGCGCCCAGCAGCCCAGCCTGCCGTCCGGCGACGTCGTCCTCAAGGCGCCGCCGCAACTCCCGCAGCCCGACCAGAACAACAACGTCTGGCTCACCGCCCTGCCCGCGCTGTCCGGGCTCGGGTCCGTCCTCTACATGCTGACCATGGGGCGCGGGCCGATCGGGTACATCGTCGGCACGATGTTCCTCGTCTCCTCCGTGGCCATGGTCGTCGGCTCGCTCATGCGGCAGCGCGGCCAGACCAAGGGACAGGCGCAGAACCAGCGGCGGGACTACCTCCGCTATCTGGAGCGGACCCGGTCCGAGGTGCGGCGCACCGCGCTGGCCCAGCGCACGGCTCTGCTGTGGGGCGCTCCCGCCCCCGGCACGCTGTGGGGGATCGTGGCAGGGCGACGGCTGTGGGAGCGGCGCGCGGGGGACGAGGACTTCGGGGTCGTCCGGATCGGTACCGGCGCCCGCTATCTGGCCACCCCGCTCGTGCCCGGTGAGTCCGCCCCGGTCGAGGACCTGGACCCGGTCGCGGCCGTCGCGCTCAAGCGGTTCGTCAACACGCACTCCGTCGTACCGGAGCTGCCGGTGCAACTGGCGCTGCGCCGCTTCGCCTGTCTGTCCCTGGAGGGCGAGGCCGAGGAGGCCCGGGCCCTGGCGCGGGCCGTCGTCGCGCAGGCCGTCACCTTCCACGCCCCGCGCGACCTGCGGGTCCTGGTGTGCACCGCGGACCCGGAGGGCGCGGACTGGAGCTGGGTCAAGTGGCTGCCGCACGCCCACCACCCGGAGGACGTGGACCACGCCGGGCCGGTGCGGCTCGTGCACACCTCGCTGGCCGGTCTTGAGGACCTGCTGGGCGCCGAACTCGCCCGACGCACCCGCTTCCATCGCGACGCCGAACCCGACCCGGAGCTGCCGCACCTGCTCGTCGTGCTCGACGGCGGACTGGCCCTGGGGGCGGAGGCCCTGATCGACCCGGACGGCCTGCACGGCACCACCGTCCTGGACCTCTCAGGGCGGGCCGCACCGCTCGGGGACGCCCACGGACTGGCCCTGACGACCGCGGACGGCGTCCTGCGGGTGCGCAGCGGTGAGGCGTACGACGAACTCGGCGCGGCGGACGCGCTCTCCGTCGCCGAGGCCGAGGCGCTGGCCCAGCAGCTCGCCGGGTTCCGGCTGGACGCCAAGACCGTACAGACCGAGGACCTGGACACCGCCGACACCACCCTGCCCGGCCTCATCGGCGTACGGGACGCGGGCCGGCTCGACCTGGCCGAGCTGTGGCGGCCGCGGCCCCTGCGGGACCGGCTGCGGGTTCCCATCGGCCTGGCCGCCGACGGGGGCGTCCTCGACCTGGACATCAAGGAGTCGGCGCAGAACGGCATGGGGCCGCACGGGCTCCTCGTCGGCGCCACCGGTTCCGGCAAGTCCGAGCTGCTGCGCACCCTCGTCCTCGCCATGGCGGCCACCCACTCGCCCGATCAGCTCAACCTGGTCCTGGTCGACTTCAAGGGCGGCGCTACCTTCGCCGGGATGGCCGAGCTGCCGCATGTGGCCGCCGTCATCACCAACCTGGAGGACGACCTCACCCTCGTCGACCGCATGCAGGAGGTCATGGCGGGGGAGATGAACCGGCGCCAGGAGGTCCTGCGGGACGCCGGAAACCTGGTTTCCGTGCGCGACTACGAACGGGCCCGTCAGCGGGGAGCCGATCTTCCGCCCCTGCCCAGCCTGTTCATCGTCGTCGACGAGTTCTCCGAACTCCTCGCCCAGAAACCGGATTTCGCCGAACTGTTCGTGCAGATCGGCCGGCTCGGCCGGTCGCTCGGACTCCATCTCCTGCTCGCCTCGCAGCGGTTGGACGAGGGGCGGCTGCGCGGCCTGGAGGCGCATCTGTCGTACCGGATCGGTCTGCGTACCTTCTCCGAGCAGGAGAGCCGCGCCGCGATCGGCGTCACCGACGCCCACCACCTGCCGAGCGCCCCGGGCCACGGCTATCTGCGGACCGACATGACGAGCCTCAAGCGGTTCCGGGCCGCCTACGTCTCCGGCGCCTACCGCACGGCGGGCGAGGGCAGCCCGCTCGTCCTGGGCGGCCCGGTGGACGTCCGGCCCTTCCCCGCCGGACATCTGCCCGTGCCCGCGGAGCTGCGGGAGCCCGCCGCCCCCGAACCGGTCCTGGCGGACGACGAGTTCGGGCAGGAGGAGGATCTGTCGACGACCGTGCTCGCGGTGATGACCGAGCAGATGGTGGGCCGCGGCCCCCAGGCCCACCAGGTGTGGCAGCCGCCGCTGGACGAGCCCGACAGTCTGGACGCCCTCTGCCCGGACCTGGCCGTCCGCGAGGGCCGGGGACTGGGCACGGCACCCGGCAGGCCGGTCATGGAGGCCGTCATCGGCACCGTCGACAAGCCCTACCACCAGCGCCGAGAACCGTACGCGCTGGACCTGTCGGGCGCGGGCGGGCACGTCGCCGTCGTCGGCGGACCCCGCAGCGGCAAGTCCACGGTCGTGCGCAGCCTCATCGCCTCGCTCGCCCTGCGCCACACCCCCGTCGAGGCGCAGTTCTTCTGCCTGGACTTCTCCGGCACCCTCTTTGCCCTCGGCGGCCTGCCGCACATCGGCGGAGTCGCGAGCCGACTGGACCCCGAGGCGGTCAACCGAACGGTCGCGGAGGTGCTGGAGGTCCTCGAACAGCGCGAACTGCGCTTCCGGGAACTGGGCGTGGACGCCATGGCCGACTACCGCAGACTGCGCGCCGAGGGCCGGGCCGACGACGCGTTCGGTGACGTCTTCCTCGTCATCGACGGCTGGCAGGTGCTCCGGCAGCACTTCCCCGACCTGGAGACGACGCTGATGGGCGTCGCCGGACGGATGCTGACCTTCGGCATCCACCTCGTGGTGACCGGCAACCGCTGGATGGACCTGCGCCTCGGCATGCGGGACCTCATCGGCACCAAGGTCGAGCTGAAGCTGGGCGACGCGCTGGACTCGGAGGTCGACCGCAAGCTCCAGCGCGCCGTCCCCGCCGACCGCCCGGGCCGCGGGCTGACCACCGACAAGCTGCACTTCCTGGCCGCCGTCCCCCGGCTGGACGGCCGCCACGGAGACGAGGAACTGGCCGAAGGCGTCGCCGACCTGGTGCGCCGCGTCGCCCAGGCGTGGAACGGCCCGCCCGCGCCCCGGGTGCGTATGCTGCCCGACTCCTACCCCTACACCGGGCGCCCGGCCGCAACGGGATCGTCGGCCGCGGGGGTGGTCATCGGCGTCGAGGGCACGCGGCTGGAGCCCGTCGTCTTCCGGCCCGGTGAGGACAACGGCCTCATCGCGATCGGCGACAGCGAGACCGGGAAGACCGGCCTGCTGCGCTCGGTGGCCCGGCAGGTCGTCGACACCTGGACCCCGGAGCAGGCCAAGCTCGTCGTGTTCGACTACCGGATGACGATGCTGAGTGAGTTCGACGGGCCGAGCCTGCTCGGGTACTCCACGACGCACGAGATGTCCGTGGACATCGTCACCGGGCTCGTCGAGGGCTTCCGGAAGCGGCTGCCCGGTCCCGGGGTGACGCCCGAGGAACTGCGCTCCCGCTCCTGGTGGACGGGCCCGGAGATCTATCTGATCGTCGACGACTACGACCTCGTGGCCACCTCCGCGGGCAACCCCCTGCGCCCCCTGGTGGACTTCCTGCCCCAGGCCCGCGCCGTCGGGCTGCACCTGTACGCCGCACGGCAGGCGGGCGGGGGCGCCCGGGGCAGCGGCGACCCCGTGATCAGCCGCGCCCGTGAACTCAACGTGCCCGGAGTGCTGATGAGCATCCCCAAGGACGAACCGGCCATCTGGGGCCACCGTTCGGCCAAACGCAAGAAGGGCCGGGGCCTGTTGCTGCACCGCAGGCTCGGCACTACCCCCGTCCAGCTCACCCGGCTGGACACCCCGAACCTCACCGCCCCGCTCCCGTCCTCCCCCGAAGGGGACACGCAACGATGA
- the eccD gene encoding type VII secretion integral membrane protein EccD, translating into MAPTPVPGPPGTGPARSGPVHPGPAASGPASVAPAQPGTAPAHAVGGAEGGAPERGAGGFCRVALAGPRGRADLAVPFGVPLARLMPSLVRHAGEEIGPDGGVEHGGWVLRRDDGTRLDAARPLSAQNVHEGDLLFLAHGTEDTTGPLYDDVVEVIAEGGARAPWSATGVRRGAAAFGTAAALGGAAALAVTPGVLAGVLALVAAALTLGLAALVSRAFADVTAGTYAAVLAAPFAAVGAVVLLGGGFGAGHLLLVCAVVAVLGAGCPLLVGGGDGTFAALVTAGVLAAPGALIALVWSTGPVRAASVTAALALAVTPLLPPLALRLAHLPGPRLAATAEELEDLPEPPEHEALAKRVAAARRLLSGLLAGACLVTGGGALVLLASGGLWPSALAGTLGLLALLRSRLFRATAQVGAAVAAGLAVLCGAVVCVVLRFAGGPVPLLAVLLPLCFVVAVVACAVAVFSGRRGLNPRLARALDSIETLLLLAVVPLVLAVWNVYTALLELRA; encoded by the coding sequence GTGGCACCGACGCCCGTCCCCGGCCCGCCCGGCACCGGGCCCGCACGCTCGGGGCCCGTACATCCGGGACCTGCGGCTTCCGGGCCCGCGTCTGTCGCGCCCGCGCAGCCGGGTACCGCGCCCGCGCACGCCGTCGGCGGGGCCGAGGGCGGGGCGCCCGAGCGGGGCGCGGGCGGCTTCTGCCGGGTCGCCCTCGCCGGGCCGCGCGGTCGCGCCGACCTCGCCGTGCCCTTCGGCGTCCCCCTGGCCCGGCTGATGCCCTCGCTCGTACGTCACGCGGGCGAGGAGATCGGCCCCGACGGCGGCGTGGAGCACGGCGGCTGGGTCCTGCGGCGGGACGACGGCACCCGCCTCGACGCCGCACGCCCGCTGTCCGCGCAGAACGTCCACGAGGGCGACCTGCTCTTCCTCGCGCACGGCACCGAGGACACCACGGGCCCCCTGTACGACGACGTCGTCGAGGTCATCGCGGAGGGCGGCGCCCGGGCGCCGTGGTCCGCCACCGGCGTACGCCGTGGGGCGGCGGCCTTCGGTACGGCGGCGGCTCTCGGCGGAGCCGCCGCGCTCGCCGTGACACCGGGCGTGCTCGCGGGCGTGCTCGCCCTGGTCGCGGCCGCCCTCACGCTGGGCCTCGCCGCACTCGTCTCGCGTGCTTTCGCGGATGTCACGGCCGGTACCTACGCGGCGGTGCTGGCCGCGCCGTTCGCGGCCGTGGGCGCCGTCGTCCTGCTGGGCGGCGGCTTCGGCGCGGGCCATCTGCTGCTCGTCTGCGCCGTCGTGGCGGTGCTCGGCGCGGGCTGCCCGCTGCTGGTGGGCGGCGGAGACGGCACGTTCGCCGCACTCGTCACGGCGGGGGTGCTGGCCGCGCCCGGAGCCCTCATAGCCCTCGTCTGGTCCACCGGCCCGGTGCGGGCCGCCTCGGTCACCGCCGCGCTCGCCCTCGCCGTGACCCCGCTGCTGCCCCCGCTGGCGCTGCGCCTGGCCCACCTGCCGGGCCCCCGGCTCGCCGCCACGGCGGAGGAGCTGGAGGACCTGCCCGAGCCGCCGGAGCACGAGGCGCTGGCGAAGCGGGTTGCGGCCGCCCGTCGCCTGCTGTCGGGGCTGCTGGCCGGGGCCTGCCTCGTCACCGGGGGCGGTGCACTGGTCCTGCTGGCCTCCGGCGGGCTGTGGCCCTCGGCCCTCGCCGGGACGCTCGGGCTCCTGGCCCTGCTGCGGTCCCGCCTCTTCCGGGCCACCGCCCAGGTCGGCGCCGCCGTCGCGGCAGGCCTGGCCGTTCTGTGCGGCGCGGTGGTCTGCGTGGTGCTGCGGTTCGCGGGCGGCCCGGTGCCCCTGCTGGCCGTCCTGCTCCCGCTGTGCTTCGTCGTCGCCGTGGTCGCCTGTGCCGTAGCCGTGTTCAGCGGCCGTCGCGGCCTCAACCCCCGGCTCGCCCGCGCACTGGACAGCATCGAGACGCTCCTGCTGCTCGCCGTCGTGCCTCTTGTACTCGCCGTGTGGAACGTCTACACGGCGCTCCTGGAGCTGCGCGCATGA